One genomic window of Streptomyces sp. NBC_01276 includes the following:
- a CDS encoding ATP-binding cassette domain-containing protein has protein sequence MTTSQAHSKPASAPPPPPPAEITYSGQYSVNPLAEVSFRKMCATLPSVLARIGRLSWQTDRQAVRLLIGCQVITGVSAAVLLAATARAIGPVLGAGSAGDRLHGALPALLVVALAATMNRVAGAVATYAGRRITPLLTSETDSALVEAVCRVEASAYAGDGFSDRQEAAEMGVVRTHVMVTDAQRFMSSLIRLVTAGSVLSLLNVMMLPLLLLAVLPAGIGAVLTARVDYEIHYSNISDRNVRGMMRWWATASQYGDEVRANSMTDYLVYWYRALSDRCDRRNLAAAPRTLRISLLSALAGGVFLLATWGALAWLAVTGRIEPAIAATAVIAVQTALAALSQVVINGAAIFHTSLYLTDMQSFLDEAAALTPQRGPGEITGPVQQIRLDEVSYQYPGKDKPAVDGVSLTLERGQILAIVGANGSGKSTLTRLITGIYLCDKGRVTWNGNDLADTDPASVWARSGLVPQEFAKWPWPVRENITLGQPHTHDDGPVWEAIDAVGLRKAVEDLPNGLNSLQARDIWGGITFSGGEWQREACARALYRKPDLLILDEPTSQMDPRGEHLIFERIKAIAAERITIMVTHRLENTRIADHIIALEDGRISEQGRYDDLVHGGGTFAELLALSQDR, from the coding sequence ATGACCACATCCCAAGCACACAGCAAACCGGCCAGCGCTCCGCCTCCGCCGCCTCCGGCGGAGATCACCTACAGCGGGCAGTACTCCGTCAATCCGCTCGCCGAGGTGTCCTTCCGGAAGATGTGCGCCACGCTTCCGTCGGTCCTGGCCCGGATCGGCCGCCTGTCGTGGCAGACCGACCGGCAGGCCGTCCGGCTCCTGATCGGGTGCCAGGTCATCACGGGCGTATCGGCCGCAGTGCTGCTGGCCGCCACGGCCCGCGCGATAGGGCCCGTACTCGGTGCAGGAAGTGCCGGTGACCGTCTTCACGGAGCGTTGCCCGCGCTGCTCGTGGTCGCGCTCGCCGCCACGATGAACCGCGTCGCGGGGGCCGTGGCCACGTACGCCGGGCGGCGGATCACCCCGCTGCTGACCTCGGAGACCGACAGCGCCCTGGTCGAGGCGGTCTGCCGGGTCGAGGCCTCGGCCTACGCCGGAGACGGCTTCTCCGACCGGCAGGAGGCAGCCGAGATGGGGGTGGTCCGCACCCACGTGATGGTCACCGACGCCCAACGCTTCATGTCCTCGCTGATCCGCCTGGTCACCGCCGGCAGCGTCCTGTCCCTGCTCAACGTCATGATGTTGCCCCTGCTGCTCCTCGCCGTACTCCCCGCCGGCATCGGAGCTGTGCTGACTGCCCGTGTCGACTACGAGATCCACTACTCGAACATCTCCGACAGGAATGTGCGGGGGATGATGCGCTGGTGGGCCACCGCGTCCCAGTATGGGGACGAGGTCCGTGCCAACTCCATGACCGACTACCTCGTCTACTGGTACCGGGCCCTGTCCGACCGGTGTGACCGGCGGAACCTGGCCGCCGCACCGCGGACCTTGCGGATCTCCCTGCTCTCCGCGCTGGCCGGCGGCGTCTTCCTGCTCGCTACCTGGGGAGCACTCGCCTGGCTAGCCGTGACCGGCCGGATCGAACCCGCCATCGCCGCCACGGCCGTCATCGCCGTCCAGACCGCGCTCGCCGCCCTCTCCCAGGTCGTCATCAACGGCGCCGCCATCTTCCACACCAGCCTCTATCTCACCGACATGCAGTCCTTCCTCGACGAGGCCGCCGCCCTTACTCCCCAGCGCGGACCGGGCGAGATCACCGGCCCGGTCCAGCAGATCCGGCTCGACGAGGTCTCCTACCAGTACCCGGGGAAGGACAAGCCCGCGGTCGACGGCGTCTCCCTCACCCTGGAGCGCGGCCAGATCCTCGCAATCGTGGGAGCGAACGGCTCCGGGAAGTCGACCCTGACGCGCCTGATCACCGGTATCTACCTCTGCGACAAAGGCCGGGTCACCTGGAACGGAAACGACCTCGCCGACACCGACCCGGCCAGCGTCTGGGCCCGTTCCGGCCTGGTGCCGCAGGAGTTCGCCAAGTGGCCGTGGCCGGTTCGCGAGAACATCACCCTCGGCCAGCCGCACACCCACGACGACGGACCCGTATGGGAGGCCATCGATGCGGTCGGCCTGCGCAAAGCCGTCGAAGACCTCCCCAACGGGCTGAACAGCCTCCAGGCCCGCGACATCTGGGGAGGCATCACTTTCTCCGGCGGGGAGTGGCAGCGCGAGGCGTGCGCCCGGGCCCTGTACCGCAAGCCCGACCTGTTGATCTTGGACGAGCCGACTTCTCAGATGGACCCACGCGGTGAGCACCTGATCTTCGAGCGGATCAAGGCCATCGCCGCCGAGCGGATCACCATCATGGTCACCCACCGCCTGGAGAACACACGGATCGCGGACCACATCATCGCGCTGGAAGACGGCCGGATCTCCGAGCAGGGCCGCTACGACGATCTTGTCCACGGTGGCGGGACCTTCGCCGAGCTCCTCGCACTTTCCCAGGACCGCTGA
- a CDS encoding PolC-type DNA polymerase III, with protein MNADIRRPPSGQLEGDPLFHNTTFVVIDFEGTTPAGHPPQPIEVAALALTHQPHRGWVQVGAYESLMRPPEFAPLTPAGAAQTGITAAMLADAPTAGEALAALDSCLTAGPYLLVAHHAPVEGGMIYRRREDCPHLAAIDLIDTVLLAKRLLPRLENYRLDTLLDHYKIPRPRDRHRAMADVRVTAEVFGRLIAEADSTGTIRSLRNLKTTAGRPAKASAPVQAELF; from the coding sequence ATGAATGCGGATATCCGCCGGCCCCCGAGTGGCCAGCTCGAGGGCGATCCGCTGTTCCACAACACCACCTTCGTCGTCATCGACTTTGAGGGGACCACCCCCGCCGGACATCCGCCCCAGCCGATCGAGGTCGCCGCCCTCGCCCTCACCCACCAGCCCCACCGGGGGTGGGTGCAGGTCGGTGCCTACGAATCGCTGATGCGGCCGCCGGAGTTCGCCCCGCTCACCCCCGCCGGAGCCGCGCAGACCGGCATCACCGCGGCCATGCTCGCCGACGCGCCCACCGCGGGCGAGGCACTGGCCGCATTGGACTCTTGCCTCACGGCGGGGCCTTACCTCCTGGTCGCCCACCACGCCCCCGTCGAGGGCGGCATGATCTACCGCCGCCGTGAGGACTGCCCCCATCTGGCCGCGATCGATCTGATCGACACGGTCCTTCTCGCCAAACGCCTCCTGCCCCGCCTTGAGAACTACCGGCTCGACACCCTCCTCGACCACTACAAGATCCCCCGGCCCAGGGACCGCCACCGGGCCATGGCCGATGTCCGAGTCACCGCCGAGGTCTTCGGCCGGCTGATCGCCGAAGCCGACTCCACCGGAACCATCCGGAGCCTGCGCAACCTGAAGACGACCGCCGGTCGCCCCGCCAAGGCATCCGCCCCCGTCCAGGCCGAGCTCTTCTGA
- a CDS encoding phosphotransferase enzyme family protein, protein MEEMNWEGEMTADVLADRYGIEAESVEQVPMGTDTVNWRVVTSSGQRLYVKEYPASADLEAARAAWDMSEFCRAARLPVPRVWPDRDGNLLSLADCSPWAVVEEAPGTVATSAMTVALAEHTGMILGRMHRVLAAYPLPRRRQHVRWRTGSVEEALAKCDTVLDTACRQQADSLDQLRGQIAQRREDLQTQVGRLRAHLPEDLVEQALHADLSRTNLLVQAGVVTGVIDFRAARALPAWELGRAACDPRTLANSDHWADCVLAMAAAYRSENPTLPIAEVRHCARIALLYMLFSFYGATTAEYDLPDEAEADLQRYWSERQRGIRRLVENLVDLEDALAAETGHPRGIS, encoded by the coding sequence ATGGAGGAGATGAACTGGGAGGGCGAAATGACAGCCGACGTGCTGGCCGACCGGTACGGCATCGAAGCGGAGTCCGTCGAGCAAGTGCCGATGGGCACCGACACCGTCAACTGGCGCGTGGTGACCTCCAGCGGGCAGCGGTTGTACGTCAAGGAGTACCCGGCGTCGGCCGATCTGGAAGCGGCCCGGGCGGCATGGGACATGTCGGAGTTCTGTCGGGCCGCGCGGCTGCCGGTACCGCGGGTATGGCCTGACCGGGACGGCAATCTGCTCAGCCTGGCCGACTGCAGCCCCTGGGCGGTGGTCGAGGAGGCACCTGGAACCGTCGCGACCTCCGCGATGACGGTGGCGCTCGCGGAGCACACCGGCATGATCCTGGGCCGGATGCACCGGGTCCTGGCTGCCTATCCTCTCCCCCGGCGCCGCCAGCACGTGCGATGGCGTACGGGGTCTGTCGAAGAGGCCCTGGCCAAGTGCGACACGGTTCTGGACACCGCCTGCCGTCAGCAGGCTGACAGCCTCGACCAGCTGCGGGGCCAGATCGCCCAGCGACGCGAGGACCTGCAAACCCAAGTCGGCCGACTGAGGGCCCATCTGCCCGAGGACCTGGTCGAGCAGGCCCTGCACGCCGATCTCAGCCGCACCAACCTGCTCGTCCAGGCCGGTGTCGTCACCGGTGTCATCGACTTTCGAGCTGCCAGAGCGCTGCCTGCCTGGGAGCTCGGGCGGGCTGCGTGCGACCCGCGCACCCTCGCCAACTCCGACCACTGGGCCGACTGCGTTCTGGCGATGGCGGCCGCCTACCGGTCCGAGAACCCGACCCTGCCCATTGCCGAGGTTCGGCATTGCGCGCGGATCGCGCTGCTGTACATGCTGTTCAGCTTCTACGGCGCCACCACCGCCGAGTACGACCTCCCGGACGAAGCCGAGGCCGACCTGCAACGGTACTGGTCGGAACGGCAGAGAGGCATCCGGCGTCTGGTCGAGAACTTGGTGGATCTCGAGGACGCGCTCGCCGCCGAAACCGGGCATCCAAGGGGCATCTCATGA
- a CDS encoding phosphotransferase: MTDIPATIEDLITTVAGTFEVVAEHSWPGPDRPRVWEVRGSDGQRRFVKRHACPKGHRREVEAYQRWTHCLGAGRAPTLVAADTEALAIVITPVAGRSVRSHALEGKEELEAYQQAGYLLALLHSAPTSTASYSAEGEAEWAAAVEKMLNDAALYLPADVGVMLRDLTRERPGELPMHVSHADYQPRNWLWDGTTRTLRLIDFERTCVEPAVKRDLPRLELRILASRPNVRAAFYDGFGRDLTQAEQHACLAYGAQDAVSALQWGLEHRDVETVDAAHTMLENLRVHYNHGIMRSPSRRR; this comes from the coding sequence ATGACCGACATCCCCGCGACGATCGAAGACCTGATCACCACGGTGGCCGGCACCTTCGAGGTCGTCGCCGAGCATTCGTGGCCGGGCCCCGACCGCCCCCGAGTCTGGGAAGTACGAGGCAGTGACGGCCAGCGGCGGTTCGTGAAGCGGCATGCCTGTCCGAAGGGGCACCGCCGCGAGGTTGAGGCCTACCAGCGGTGGACCCACTGCCTAGGTGCGGGGCGCGCTCCCACGCTGGTCGCGGCCGACACCGAAGCGCTAGCCATCGTGATCACGCCGGTCGCCGGACGCAGCGTCCGCAGCCACGCTCTGGAAGGTAAGGAGGAGCTGGAGGCATACCAGCAGGCCGGCTACCTGCTGGCGCTGCTCCACTCCGCTCCGACCTCCACGGCCTCGTACTCGGCCGAGGGCGAGGCCGAGTGGGCGGCAGCCGTGGAGAAGATGCTCAACGATGCCGCGCTGTACCTGCCGGCCGATGTCGGCGTGATGCTGCGCGACCTTACCCGGGAGCGCCCCGGCGAGCTGCCGATGCACGTGTCCCACGCCGACTACCAGCCCAGGAACTGGTTGTGGGACGGCACCACCCGAACCCTGCGGCTGATCGACTTCGAGCGGACCTGCGTCGAGCCCGCCGTGAAGCGCGATCTCCCCCGCCTCGAACTGCGCATCCTCGCCTCCCGCCCCAATGTCCGCGCTGCCTTCTACGACGGCTTCGGGCGCGACCTCACTCAGGCCGAACAGCACGCATGTTTGGCCTACGGCGCCCAGGACGCCGTGAGCGCCCTGCAGTGGGGTCTGGAACACCGGGACGTGGAGACCGTCGACGCGGCCCACACCATGCTCGAGAACCTCCGGGTCCACTACAACCACGGCATCATGCGCTCCCCGTCCAGGAGGCGGTGA
- a CDS encoding glutamine synthetase family protein: MTALPTPASATSCPSSPAQPDIETTSTGQRRPARAFSVDELRKAVAAGVIDTVLLAVPDLQGRLKGKRYGARHFLNRVLDGGAEMCAYLLATDVDMTPADGFALTSWASGYEDMTVVPDPSTLRTLPWMPRTALILGNAIGLGEEPIEVAPREILRHQLTRLAAHGLHAQAGLETEFMLYRGTYTPATGIGPGGLMPVAEENLDYALDHTPDTDRLFRRLQGSLSKAGMPVEAIKTEGAPGQVEVTFPYGAALPACDNHLVFKHAVRTLAGRSGMTATFMASPQTGIASGLHLHISLTRSGNPLITDPTGRLSGIGEQAIAGLLMALPGLAPLYAPNVNSYKRYVPGSFAPTRMTWGWDNRTCAVRVTGHRAGVHLEIRVPGADANPYLALSAALASMTHGIERQLTPPAPCTANAYEATDAALLPLTLDQARSAFRHSPVAQEAFGKSVVEHYAHLAQLELDHHRGIVTDADQARWFTRA, from the coding sequence ATGACCGCCCTCCCTACCCCGGCCAGCGCGACGTCCTGCCCGAGCAGCCCGGCGCAGCCCGACATCGAGACCACGTCCACTGGCCAGCGGCGGCCGGCCCGGGCGTTCAGCGTCGACGAGCTACGCAAGGCCGTCGCAGCCGGCGTAATCGACACCGTCCTCCTCGCCGTTCCGGACCTGCAGGGCCGCCTCAAGGGCAAACGGTACGGGGCGCGGCACTTCCTCAACCGCGTCCTCGACGGCGGTGCTGAGATGTGCGCCTACCTGCTGGCCACCGACGTCGACATGACGCCCGCCGACGGGTTCGCCCTCACGTCCTGGGCGAGCGGGTACGAGGACATGACGGTCGTGCCGGACCCCTCGACGCTGCGCACCCTGCCGTGGATGCCGCGCACCGCGCTCATTCTCGGCAACGCGATCGGCCTGGGCGAGGAGCCCATCGAGGTTGCGCCACGCGAGATTCTGCGGCACCAGCTGACCCGGTTAGCCGCCCACGGGCTGCACGCCCAGGCCGGCCTGGAGACCGAGTTCATGCTCTACCGCGGCACCTACACCCCGGCCACGGGCATCGGCCCGGGCGGACTCATGCCGGTGGCCGAGGAGAACCTGGACTACGCCCTCGACCACACGCCGGACACCGACCGACTCTTCCGCCGCCTCCAGGGCTCGCTGTCCAAGGCGGGCATGCCCGTCGAGGCGATCAAGACCGAAGGCGCGCCGGGCCAGGTGGAGGTCACCTTCCCCTACGGCGCCGCGCTGCCCGCGTGCGACAACCACCTCGTCTTCAAGCACGCCGTGCGCACCCTGGCGGGCCGGTCCGGCATGACAGCCACGTTCATGGCCTCCCCCCAGACCGGCATCGCCAGCGGACTCCACCTGCACATCTCCCTCACCCGCAGCGGCAACCCGCTGATCACCGATCCGACCGGACGGCTGTCCGGGATCGGCGAGCAGGCAATCGCCGGGCTACTGATGGCGCTACCGGGGCTCGCCCCGCTGTACGCGCCGAACGTCAACTCCTATAAGCGGTATGTGCCCGGCTCCTTCGCCCCCACTCGCATGACGTGGGGGTGGGACAACCGCACCTGCGCCGTGCGGGTCACCGGGCACAGGGCGGGCGTGCACCTGGAGATCCGCGTTCCGGGGGCAGACGCGAACCCGTACCTCGCTCTCTCCGCAGCGCTCGCTTCGATGACCCATGGCATCGAGCGGCAGCTCACCCCGCCGGCGCCCTGCACCGCCAACGCCTACGAGGCCACCGACGCGGCTCTCCTGCCCCTCACCCTCGATCAGGCCCGCTCTGCGTTCCGGCACAGTCCCGTCGCCCAAGAGGCGTTCGGAAAGAGCGTGGTCGAGCACTACGCCCACCTCGCGCAGCTCGAACTCGACCACCACCGCGGCATCGTCACCGACGCGGATCAGGCCCGCTGGTTCACCCGCGCCTGA
- a CDS encoding amino acid permease, with protein MGPFGNFAISFSVISVLSGCMTLYGFGLATGGPAVMMWGWIAVGAMVMLVGAGLAEVTSAYPTSGALYYQAEQLGGRKWGWYTGWLNLLGLLGAIAGIDYGAALFTGAFLNLQFGFAPTPGKIMAIYFCILALHATLNLFGVRLVSILNSISVWWHLGGVAVIVGALAIVPSRHQSPSFVFGEFVNNTGWSGSLYVVLIGLLLAQYTFSGYDASAHLSEETTNAQVSASRGIMRAIGWSWLAGFVLLAGLTFAIQDYAATQATATGVPPAHIFLDALGTAGAKALLLVVIVAQLFCGNAETAAASRMVFAFSRDGALPGSKLWRHVDARTGTPTRAVWLAVGVAAVLALPSLYSPTAYAAVTAINVIGITPAYAIPIYLRIRNRHRFQPGPWNLGRWGVPVGTVAVAWVVFVTVLFCLPQTRPDSGLFSVTTFNYAPIALLVVLALATLWWRIAGRDYKVPTAAADAGSGMARIQEEVI; from the coding sequence ATGGGGCCGTTCGGCAACTTCGCCATCAGCTTCTCGGTGATCTCCGTGCTCAGCGGCTGCATGACCCTGTACGGCTTCGGCCTCGCGACCGGCGGCCCCGCCGTGATGATGTGGGGCTGGATCGCCGTCGGCGCCATGGTGATGCTCGTCGGAGCCGGCCTCGCTGAGGTCACCTCCGCTTACCCCACCTCCGGCGCCCTCTACTACCAGGCCGAACAGCTCGGCGGGCGCAAGTGGGGCTGGTACACCGGCTGGCTCAACCTGCTCGGTCTGCTCGGTGCGATCGCCGGCATCGACTACGGGGCCGCGCTGTTCACCGGCGCCTTCTTGAACCTGCAGTTCGGCTTCGCCCCGACACCGGGCAAGATCATGGCGATCTACTTCTGCATCCTCGCGCTGCACGCCACCCTCAACCTTTTCGGGGTCCGGCTGGTGAGCATCCTGAACTCCATCAGCGTGTGGTGGCACCTGGGCGGGGTCGCCGTGATCGTCGGGGCGCTCGCGATCGTGCCGTCACGCCACCAGTCGCCGTCCTTCGTCTTCGGGGAGTTCGTCAACAACACCGGCTGGTCCGGCTCGCTGTACGTCGTGCTGATCGGGCTGCTGCTCGCCCAGTACACCTTCAGCGGTTACGACGCCTCCGCGCACCTGTCGGAGGAGACCACCAACGCCCAGGTCTCCGCCTCTCGCGGGATCATGCGGGCGATCGGCTGGTCGTGGCTGGCCGGGTTCGTGCTGCTGGCCGGGCTGACCTTCGCGATCCAGGACTACGCCGCCACCCAGGCCACCGCCACCGGCGTGCCACCGGCACATATCTTCCTCGACGCCCTCGGCACTGCCGGCGCGAAGGCCCTGCTGCTGGTAGTGATCGTCGCGCAGCTGTTCTGCGGCAACGCCGAGACGGCCGCCGCTAGCCGGATGGTGTTCGCCTTCTCCCGGGACGGCGCCCTGCCCGGGTCTAAGCTGTGGCGTCACGTCGATGCCCGTACTGGCACCCCGACCCGCGCGGTATGGCTGGCGGTCGGCGTGGCCGCAGTCCTAGCGCTGCCCTCGCTGTACAGCCCGACCGCCTACGCCGCCGTCACCGCGATCAACGTCATCGGGATCACGCCCGCCTACGCCATCCCGATCTATCTGCGGATCCGCAACCGCCACCGCTTCCAGCCCGGCCCCTGGAACCTGGGCCGCTGGGGCGTGCCCGTCGGCACCGTCGCCGTGGCCTGGGTGGTCTTCGTGACCGTGCTGTTCTGCCTCCCCCAGACCCGGCCCGACTCCGGGCTCTTCTCCGTGACCACGTTCAACTACGCGCCCATCGCCCTGCTGGTCGTCCTCGCCCTGGCCACCCTGTGGTGGCGCATCGCGGGACGGGACTACAAGGTGCCGACCGCGGCAGCCGATGCGGGTTCGGGCATGGCCAGGATCCAGGAAGAGGTCATCTGA